The following proteins are encoded in a genomic region of Musa acuminata AAA Group cultivar baxijiao chromosome BXJ2-11, Cavendish_Baxijiao_AAA, whole genome shotgun sequence:
- the LOC135627179 gene encoding cytochrome P450 84A1-like, giving the protein MEWLEEVTSMRFVVCVVVPVTLLFAASTRWRRKLPFPPGPTPLPIVGNMLMMGQLTHRGLAKLAERYGGLCHLRLGFVHVFAVSTSEIARQVLQVQDAVFSNRFATIAITYLTYDRADMAFAHYGPFWRQMRKLCVMKLFSKKRAVSWASVREEVDAAVRAVTDGAGAAVNLGELMFNLTKNITFRAAFGTQSHENQEEFIAILQEFSLLFGAFNIGDFIPWVSWMDLQGINKRFKVAREALDGFIDKIIEEHMANPKEADAEDSDMVDEMLAFFEESPDRTKENEADELQRTLRLTRNNIKAIIMDVMFGGTETVASAIEWAMAELMKNPEDMRRVQEELASVVGLHRKVRESDLDKLPHLKCVVKETFRLHPPIPILLHETAEDCQLTGYAVPARSRVMINVWAIGRDKSAWEDAEVFRPSRFAPGGEAAALDFTGGGFEFLPFGSGRRSCPGMQLGLHALELAVAQLTHCFSWELPDGMKPGELDMGDMFGLTAPRAVRLVAVPTPRLTCPLY; this is encoded by the exons ATGGAATGGCTCGAAGAAGTCACCTCCATGCGCTTCGTGGTATGTGTTGTGGTACCTGTGACGTTGCTATTTGCTGCTTCAACGAGGTGGCGGCGGAAGCTGCCGTTTCCGCCGGGGCCAACGCCGCTGCCCATCGTAGGTAACATGTTGATGATGGGCCAGCTAACGCACCGCGGCCTCGCTAAGCTGGCGGAGCGCTACGGTGGACTCTGCCATCTGCGCCTTGGCTTCGTCCACGTCTTCGCGGTGTCGACGTCGGAGATAGCCCGGCAAGTCCTCCAGGTGCAAGACGCCGTCTTCTCCAACCGCTTCGCCACCATCGCCATCACCTACCTCACCTACGACCGCGCCGACATGGCCTTCGCCCACTATGGCCCCTTCTGGCGCCAGATGCGGAAGCTGTGCGTGATGAAGCTCTTCAGCAAGAAGCGCGCGGTGTCGTGGGCCTCCGTGCGCGAGGAAGTCGACGCGGCCGTCCGCGCCGTCACGGACGGCGCCGGCGCCGCCGTCAACCTCGGCGAACTCATGTTCAACCTCACCAAGAACATCACCTTCCGGGCGGCGTTCGGGACGCAGAGCCACGAGAACCAGGAGGAGTTCATCGCCATACTTCAGGAGTTCTCCTTGCTGTTTGGGGCGTTCAACATCGGCGACTTCATCCCGTGGGTGAGCTGGATGGATCTGCAAGGCATCAACAAGAGGTTCAAGGTGGCACGAGAAGCACTCGACGGCTTCATCGACAAGATCATCGAGGAGCACATGGCCAACCCCAAGGAAGCTGACGCAGAGGATTCCGACATGGTCGACGAGATGCTCGCCTTCTTCGAGGAGTCCCCCGACCGCACGAAGGAAAACGAGGCAGATGAGCTCCAGAGAACGCTCAGGTTGACCAGGAACAACATCAAGGCCATAATCATG GATGTGATGTTTGGCGGCACGGAGACGGTGGCGTCCGCCATCGAGTGGGCCATGGCGGAGCTCATGAAGAACCCAGAGGACATGAGGCGAGTGCAAGAGGAGCTGGCCAGCGTCGTCGGGCTGCACCGGAAGGTGCGCGAGAGCGACCTCGACAAGCTCCCCCACCTCAAGTGCGTCGTGAAGGAGACGTTCCGCCTCCACCCCCCCATCCCCATCCTCCTCCACGAGACCGCCGAGGACTGCCAACTCACCGGCTACGCTGTCCCCGCTCGCTCCCGCGTCATGATCAACGTGTGGGCCATCGGCCGCGACAAATCAGCATGGGAGGACGCGGAAGTGTTCCGGCCGTCGAGGTTCGCCCCCGGCGGCGAGGCGGCCGCGCTCGACTTCACGGGCGGCGGCTTCGAGTTCCTGCCCTTCGGGTCGGGGCGGCGGTCGTGCCCGGGCATGCAGCTGGGGCTGCACGCGCTGGAGCTCGCGGTGGCTCAGCTGACGCACTGCTTCAGCTGGGAGCTGCCCGACGGAATGAAGCCCGGCGAGCTCGACATGGGGGACATGTTCGGGCTCACAGCGCCGAGGGCGGTGCGGCTGGTGGCCGTCCCTACGCCACGACTCACCTGTCCACTGTACTGA
- the LOC135627578 gene encoding auxin-responsive protein SAUR23-like, with amino-acid sequence MESSTATTRLAHWGRSICRRLRRRPHLGDRAPLLEEQRRPPKGHIAVYVGGGRRYVVPVIYFNHPLFGELLQEAEEEFGFHHPGGITIPCPAAEFERVRTRVAAAGAHLCRKSRSRFVLS; translated from the coding sequence ATGGAGAGCTCCACGGCTACCACGAGGCTCGCCCACTGGGGCCGGAGCATCTGCCGCCGCCTACGACGCAGACCCCACCTCGGCGACCGGGCTCCGCTCCTGGAGGAGCAGAGGCGGCCGCCCAAGGGGCACATCGCGGTGTACGTGGGCGGGGGGCGGAGGTACGTGGTTCCGGTGATCTACTTCAACCACCCCTTGTTCGGGGAGCTGCtgcaggaggcggaggaggagttcGGGTTCCACCACCCCGGCGGCATCACCATCCCCTGCCCCGCCGCAgagttcgagcgcgtccgaacccGGGTCGCCGCCGCCGGCGCCCACCTTTGCCGAAAGAGCAGAAGCAGATTCGTACTGTCCTAA